The sequence ttgcctcccacgcagcgcctggtttaacgtcgcggcacgacgcagtcTTGGAGCATCACTCCTCATTCACGTACTGGGGCTCTTCCAACATGATTATCTCTCTGTCCCCTTTTTCATTTGccattccaaggtaatgtttcaacctcTGACCATTCAATGTGAACTTATTCGTCCCATCCTCTGATTCAATCTCAACAGCTCCACTTGGGAACATTTACACCACTCTGAAAGGTCCTGACCATCAGAACTTCAACTTACCCGGAAATAATCTCAATTTGGAGTTTTATAACAACACTAGCTCTCCAGATTTGAAGTTTCGGTCCACGATGTTCTTGTCCTGCATAAGCTTCATCCGTTCTTTGTATAATCTAGCACTCTCAAATACATGGAACCTGAATTCCTCAAGCTCATGTAACCCAGTGACTCTGTTAGTACCTGCTGTTTTCATGTCCAAGTTCAACTGTCGCAATGCCCAAAGTGCTTTGTGCTCAAGCTCCACCGGGAGGTGGCATACCTTACCAAAGACCAATttgtacggtgacataccaattggagttttaaaGGCTGTGCGGTATGCCTACAATGCATCATCCAACTTCCTTGCCCAATCGGTCCTTGTTGCATTCACTGTTTTTGTAAGGACACTTTTAATCTCCatgttggacacttcaacttgcccgctcgattgtggatgatatggggtggtCACCGTATGACGAACTCCATATTTTTCAAGCAGCCGTGCGAACGCTCTATTACAGAAATGAGTTGCGCCATCACTGAGTATAGCTCTTAGGGTGCCAAATTGTGTAAAAATGTTCTTCTTTAGAAAGCCTGTTGCCCCTTTAACATCATTGGTTGGGAGAGCcactgcttcgacccacttggagaaGTAGTCAACTGCTACCAATATGTTCTTGTTACCATATAAGCTGACAAATGGCCCCATGAAGTCGATCCCCTACATGTCAAAAacctccacctcttgaattgtggtCATTGGCATCTCATGTCTGCGAGATATATTGCCTGTCCTTTGGCATTCGTCGCAACTTTTGAcccaagcatgggcatccttgaacagaGTTGGCCAATACAAGCCCGACTCCAACACCTTATCTAATGTACGAATTCCTCCAaagtgaccaccatatggtgaggCATGGCAGGCCTGCAAAACAGAATTttgatctttctcggggatacactaccggatcatgttatctacacagATTTTAAACAAaagaggttcatcccaataataagaccgacaatcacaaaagaactttttcttttgaatagaGGAGAGCTCGTGAGGTACAATACcacttgctaaataattagcAATGTTAGCATACCATGGTGCTTCCTTCATTGTTATTTCTAGTAACTATTCATCCGGGAATTTCTCTGTTATATCCTCAATCTTTACtttcttttcagctccttccaacCTTGAGAAGTGGTCAACTACTTGGTTCTCTGTCCCTTTTCTATCACATATCTCCAGATCGAATTCTTGTAACAGAAGAACCCAACGAATCAAGCGTGACTTTGACTCTTTCTTTTCTATCAGGTACCTAATTGCTGCATGGTCAGTGTAAATAATAACTTTTGAGTCAATTGagtatgacctgaatttgtcgaatgcaaaaacaacagccaacatctccttCTCCGCCACGGTGTAATTGAGTTATGCACCGCTAAGTGttctgcttgcatagtaaatcgGGTGCATCAGTTTATCTTTTCTGtgccccaagactgctcctatagcataaTCGCTTGTattgcacatgagctcaaacgGCTGCTCCTagttgggtgcaacaatgatgggtgcaatcaccaatctctttttcaactcctcaaatgccaacctgcaatcattagaaaacaaaaagggatgatccttttcaaggagtttgcaTAATGGGTTAACAATTTTAGAGAAATATTTTATGAATCGCCGGTAGAACCCGCgtgtgcccaaggaaacttctcaccGCCTTGACTGAAGTAGGCGGTGGCAACTTTTCAATCacgtcaaccttagcatggtcaaCCTCAATTCCCTTACTGGATACTCGATGCCCTAGGACGAtcccttcttgtaccataaaatggcacttctcccagtttaGCACTAAATTTATCTCcacacatcttttgagcactctttttaaattgtgaagacaatcctcaaatgaatcccccactatggagaaatcatccataaaaacctccataatatcctccaccatgtctatGAAAAGGGCTAACATGCACCGTTGAAATGTCGTTGGTGCATTGCAAAGCCCAAAAGGCATTCTAAAAAAGGCGAAGATGCCATACAGACAAATAaaggatgttttctctctatcttcgggGGCTATtgagatctgattgtaccccgaatatccatccaagaaatagAAGTGTGGTCGCCCGGCCAGCCTGTCCAatatttggtcaatgaatggcAGAGGAAAGTGGTCCTTCCAGGTGGCTATGTTCAATTTTCGGTAATCCATGCAAATCCGCCATCCCGTGACTGTACGAGTTGAGATCAACTCGTTGTTCTCATTTTGTACAACCGTCATTCCCTTCttttcggcacacattggacAGGACTGACCCAATTGCTATCAGATATGgggaaaatgattcccgcatctaaccatttgatcacttccttcttcaccacctctttcaTATTCGGGTTCAGCCTTcgttgatgttctctggaaggtttatGCCCTTCTTCCAAGAGAATTTTGTGCCTATAAAAGGAtgggctgataccctttatgtctaCCATAGTCCAACCAATGGCAGTCTTCCATTCCTGTAGTACTTGTAGGAGCTGCTCTACCTGCACATCTAGCAAACCGGATGATATAATGATAGGAAAAGTAGAGTCGGGGCCTAAGAAAACGTACCTGAGGTGAGCTGGGAGTGGTTTCAGCTCCATCTGGGTGGTTCCTCTACTGATGGCTTTGCTGTAGGTGTAGCCCTTTTTTCTAACTCAAGGGACTCGTACTAAGGTTCCCTCTTCCAAAATCCTTGGCCTTCAAGTGCCATGACCAACTCAGCTAACCCGTTATCATCCATCTCCTCTAAGTTTGTTAGGCAAGCCTCTAATGGATCTTTAGCAGTCAAGGTCACATCATCTTCGTGTAGGATTACATCCACTGCCTCCACTAAGGAGCAATTAGCATATTCACCGGGTCTCCTCATGGATTGCTGAACATTGAATATGACTTCTTCATTGTTCAGCCTCATTTTTAATTCCTCAGTCTCACAATCAATCAGTACTCTCCTAGTGGCTAAGAATGACCTCCCTAAAATGATGGGGATCTCCTCATCTACTTGACAGTGCAGAATAACAAAGTATGCAGGGAACACAAACTTCCCCACttgtaccaacacatcatcaagaatCCCAGTCGGCCGTTTAACTGTGCGGTCTGCCAGCTGCAATAGCATCGAAGTCGGTCTAGCTATGCCAATGCCCAGTTTGGTGTATACAGCCagaggcatcaaatttatgctggATCCTAAGTCACATAATGCCCTTGCAAAGGCATAACTCCCAAAAGTGCATGGAATCGTAAAGCTACCTGGGTCAGACATCTTTTAAGCCATGGGTTTTGTCACTACTGTACTGTAGGTCTGCGTCAGAGTCACTATGGATAGGTCCTGAAAGTCAAACTTTTGTGACATTAGATCCTTCATCATCTTCATATAACCTGGCATCTCCCTCAAGGCATCCATCAACGGAATATTCAACTGAATTTGTCGCAACATCTCCATGAATTTTCTGTATTGatcttccttcttttgttttacCAGTCTTTGAGGGAATGGTGCAGGTACCACCCTTTGTGCACTGCTTGCTGGCTTCTCTTTGTTGGGGTTCTGTGGCATAAGAGGTACCTCTTGTTCTGCAGCTTGTTCACTCGCCTTTGCCTTACCCTTTTCACCCTGATCTAGTTCAATCACCACTTCAGTAAATTCTGATGGTTCATCTACCTCTAGTGGAATTGGCGTGGCTGGCGTAGTCTCTTTGCTGGcttgttccttttccttctctttgTCTAAATCTCTGCCATTTCGGAGACTTACTGCCATCAGCTGATTCGGGGTTTGCTCTTTGGGGTTGATATTTGTGTCCGCTGGCAATGTTCCCTGGGGGCGATTGTTTAAAGCCATAGACAACTGCCCCAACTGAGTTTCAATGTTCTTTATAGCTGAATCATGCACTGCCaacttttcttgcatcttacCATTTGTCCTAATGAGTTGCTGAAGCATACCCCTGATCTCTACCATATTGTTATCTTGTTGTTGAGTAGGTGGCTGATATGTCAACTGTAGTTGGTTCTGTTGTGGATAACCCTGCTGTCTCTGGTATGGACCATTTGGCCTTGAGGTTGCATACCTCCAGGCTGTTGCATGTTTGGCCTATATTGCTGATATGGTGCCGGTCTCCACTGCTGTCCTCCTAGTCTCTGAACCCCAAAGTTGTTGACATAATTCATATATTCTCTTACCCCTTGATTGTCACCTTCTCCACTCCATGAGCACACATAAGACTGATTAATACAGGGTGTACACAGTCCTCCATTTGTTGTGTCAACAATATACACCTGTTTCGTACCCATCTCGTCAATATTCTTTGTCAATATACTCATCTGAGTCAGGAGTGTGGCCATGTTCTCTACATGCGAATTATTTGGGTCAAGAGGAACGGAATGCATTATGGGTGCTAGTGTTGTACCTCTAGTCATCCACCCCGAATTttgggacatcttgtcaagaaggACTTTGCACTCGGTGAATGTCTTACTCAAAAATGCACCTCCAACTgaagcatccacattggcctttaAATTGTTAGCTAACCCCATGTAGAACCTCTGCCCGAGCATTTTATCCGGAATACCATGATGAGGAC is a genomic window of Nicotiana tabacum cultivar K326 chromosome 16, ASM71507v2, whole genome shotgun sequence containing:
- the LOC107804655 gene encoding uncharacterized protein LOC107804655: MSDPGSFTIPCTFGSYAFARALCDLGSSINLMPLAVYTKLGIGIARPTSMLLQLADRTVKRPTGILDDVLVQVGKFVFPAYFVILHCQVDEEIPIILGRSFLATRRVLIDCETEELKMRLNNEEVIFNVQQSMRRPGEYANCSLVEAVDVILHEDDVTLTAKDPLEACLTNLEEMDDNGLAELVMALEGQGFWKREP